In Dryobates pubescens isolate bDryPub1 chromosome 19, bDryPub1.pri, whole genome shotgun sequence, the following are encoded in one genomic region:
- the C19H16orf87 gene encoding UPF0547 protein C16orf87 homolog isoform X2: MSSSRAKKVKMATKSCPECDQQVPVACKSCPCGYIFISRKLLHAKRAERSPPITEKQEKEVDMYANLSDEKAFVFSVALAEINRKIINQRLIL; the protein is encoded by the exons ATGTCCTCGAGTAGGGCCAAGAAAGTGAAGATGGCCACCAAGTCCTGCCcggagtgtgaccagcag GTCCCTGTTGCATGTAAATCGTGTCCCTGTGGCTACATATTTATTAGCCGAAAACTCCTACATGCTAAACGTGCTGAGAGATCACCACCCATCACAG agaaacaagaaaaagaagttgACATGTATGCTAACCTTTCAGATGAGAAGGCCTTCGTATTTTCAGTGGCCTTGGcggaaataaacagaaaaattaTCAATCAAAGACTTATTCTGTAA
- the C19H16orf87 gene encoding UPF0547 protein C16orf87 homolog isoform X1, with amino-acid sequence MSSSRAKKVKMATKSCPECDQQVPVACKSCPCGYIFISRKLLHAKRAERSPPITENKSEAKRRRTERVKREKINSAVNKDLENRKRSRSNSHSDHSRRGRGRPKSASAKKHEEEREKQEKEVDMYANLSDEKAFVFSVALAEINRKIINQRLIL; translated from the exons ATGTCCTCGAGTAGGGCCAAGAAAGTGAAGATGGCCACCAAGTCCTGCCcggagtgtgaccagcag GTCCCTGTTGCATGTAAATCGTGTCCCTGTGGCTACATATTTATTAGCCGAAAACTCCTACATGCTAAACGTGCTGAGAGATCACCACCCATCACAG AAAACAAGAGTGAGGCCAAAAGGAGACGGACAGAGAGAGTTAAGCGAGAGAAGATAAATTCTGCAGTAAATAAAGACTTAGAAAACCGAAAAAGATCCAGGTCTAACAGCCATTCAGATCATAGCAGACGAGGAAGAGGAAGACCTAAGAGTGCGTCAGCCAAAAAGCACGAGGAAGAAAGAG agaaacaagaaaaagaagttgACATGTATGCTAACCTTTCAGATGAGAAGGCCTTCGTATTTTCAGTGGCCTTGGcggaaataaacagaaaaattaTCAATCAAAGACTTATTCTGTAA